In Rhodococcus pseudokoreensis, the DNA window CTGTCGGACGGCCCCCAGATCACGCCGGGCATGTTCGCCTGAATCTGCCGACCAGGGTGACTGATCTGCATCCACATGGCGGCACCACCGGCCTTACCCGCCTTCGCCCAGGCGGTAAACGGCCCCAGCGGCGAATCCTCGTCGAGCACAACACCCCCAGGTCCAGTGAGCGCCTCCGCGTGCACCATCACGTTCCCGGTGATCAGCACCCCGGCACCCCCGGAACCCCAGCGGCGGTACAGCTCGATCAGTCCATCGGTGGGCAGCTGACCCATGGCAGCCATCCCCTCCTCCATCGCAGCCTTCACGATTCGGTTGGGCAGCATGTGCCCGGACCTCAACGTGATCGGCTGGAACAAGTCGGTTGCGGATATTTTCTCGGACACCTCGAACCCTTTCGGCCAGAAACTTCGGGTCGACCCCTGAAGCAAGTAAGCACCGCTTACACTATGCTCGAATGTAAGCGGCGTCAACAACCCGGAAGGTTGAGCCGTGACCAAGGTGTTGACATTGCTTACATTACCGTTCTAGCTTTATGTAAGCAGTGCACACATACCGATTGGTGAAGGACCGACACATGACTTCAATCGAGCAAAACACCGTCGAGGTCGACCTGGGTGGACACGCCGTTACAGTCCCCGCCGGCGGCCTGTTCGAGCGCTTCCGGATCGACACCGACCTCGACGAGGTGGCGCGCGATCCGCGGGTCAGCGGAGTCGACTTCTTCCGGACACTTCCCAAGACCCGGGTCGAGTCCCGTATCGGGCCCACCTCGACTCCGAACTTCTATTACGCGATGTCGTCGGCGCGTCTGACCATGATCGCTCCCAGCAGAGCGATCCGGAACCGGATCCCGCGCGAGCTCGCCCCGCTGGAGATCGCTCCTGGTGTGGGTCTGGTGTCGGTGATGTTCTTCCGCTACGACGTCTGCGACATCGACTTCTACACCGAGGCAGCGGTGGGGGTCGCGGTGCGCCCCGCCCGTCACGGCAAACTCCCGGTTGCAGACGTGGCCTCCGCGCTGGCGAACGATCACCTCCACTCGTACGTGCTCTCGCTACCGGTGAACACCGACATCGCCCAGGTGCGCGGCCACCACGGCTACGGCTTTCCGAAATGGGTCACCGAGCTGGACGTGAACATCGACGACAGCCGGACCGCCGCCCGCATCGCCAACGCCGACGGCGGCGTCGACCTCGCTTTCTCCGCACCGACACCGACCCAGAAGCGCACCCGCAGCGGCGAAAAGGTGTCCACCCTGACCTCGTACACGAAGGTCGATGGCACCTGGCAGTCCACTCTGAACCAGACCAACGTGCTGGCTACCGGAACGTCGATGTTCCCGCGCGGGCTCGACTTGACCGTCGGCGACGGACGCATGGCCGACGACCTGCGCGCACTCGCGCCGATCCGCACCATCCGGTTCGACGTCAGCACCGAGGCGCAAGCCGCGTTGCACATGCCGGTCCCGTTCTCGATCCGCAACCGGTAATCGGCATCGCATCGGCTTCGACATCCGACACCACTCGACGGAGTCCCCCACCATGTCCGCTGCACAGTGGCCTGGAGTACCGGGTTGCCGACCCCGCCGGCGTGCAGGCTCTGATCGAGGCGGGCGACGTACTCGTCACCGGCGTCGGGCCCTTCGAACGCGTGGGGTGGGTAGCGGCCGAGGCCGCCGAACAAGGCAGCGCAGCAACGTGGTCCATCGACATCGGCTACTTCGCTACCGGACCTCTACGAAGGGGGCTGAGCCCGCATCGCGGTCGCGGTCGCCCGTGAGTCGTCCGGGAAGGTCCTGGCCGAGGTGGAGGTGGAAGGCCCATCGCCGCACACGGTCACGCCCGAACTCATGGCCATGGCAGCACGTCGCCTGGCTCTGAGTCTGGGACGTACCCCCGGGAGCGGAAATGTAAGCGTTGTCAACACTTGCTACATTGAGATTATGGCAACGACGATCCAGCCGTATCACCACGGCGATCTACACAACGCGCTGGTGCGCGCGGCCGTAGAACTCCTCGAAGAGGACGGCGCCGCCGAACTCTCGCTCCGCGCCGCCGCTCGACGCGCCGGCGTGTCCACTGCCGCGCCCTACCGGCATTTCTCCGACCGCGATGCTCTGTTGTCCGCCGTCGCCGCGGTCGGATACCGCGACCTGGCCGACCGGCTGGCCGCCGCGCATCCGGTTCCGACCACCGCCGATGACCTCGCGGCGATCGCCATTGCCTATGTCCAGTTCGCGCTCGCACGGCCCGGGCTGTTCCGCGTGATGTTCGCCGAACCCTGTGACCCCACCAATCCCGAGCGCGTGGCCGCGACAACGGCGATCCATGAATACGTCAAATCTATTGTGCAGCAGGCATTTCCTACTGCAGACCCAGATGCGATGGCAGATGCGGTGTGGGCGCTGGTGCACGGCTTGGCGTTCTTACACCTCGACGGCAAGTTCTCCGCCGACTCCGTTTCGGACCGGGTCCGTGCCGCGGTCCACGCCATCCTCGGGGCATCCGGCTCGTTCGCGGCCCCGCCCGACACACAGCCCTGACGCCGCCCACCCACGGCCGAATTGAGACGACAGGTTTTCCTGTTTCGCGTGATCACGTTCCGCCTCGGCGCCCCCTCAAAGGGTCTACCTGATGATCGAGGACACCAACGGCTTGGCCTACGCCGACGCCATCTGCGCAACACCCGGACTCGACGGGATCCCGATCGGTACCGCAGACCTCACGCTGTCCCTGGCCGGACTGGGTCGTCGCGCCTTCCCTCGGGGTGCACTCCCCGCGACTTGCCGCCGGTGGGGGGCTCATCGGTCACGCCTGACGCGAACTCCGATTCGACTGTGAGGCTGTGGATTTGATACCGCCTACTAGTCGTACGGTGTATCATCCGTCGTCATGGGAGTCGCAGGCGCAGCACGAGCGTTCGGCCGCCTCCAATATCGGCTCACGTCTGCGCCGTTTCGCCTGTTCGACGACGTAGCGATGCCGGCACTCTTCGATGACGGCGCCCCCGCCCGGTTGGCATACGAGTGGGTGCTGATCGAGTGCGACACGGCCGCAGCGATTCTGTTCGACGATGACGTGGCGGCCGCACACGCACAGAAGTTGCGACAGCGAAGTGCCGCCCTGCGATACGCCATCGCCCGCGGGCAACGGCAGATCCTTTGCGATACCGAGGCCGTCGCCCTCGAGCGGCACCGCGCTCGTTTCCGCGAGCGGCACCGCCGGCACGCCGGAAACACCGATTAGCCTCTGTGCGCAGCCTATTGCCGCAGGATCCGACGACCAGGAGCGCGCTGGCCGGATCGCGCGCGGACAACTGAGGGTCAGCTGGCTTTGGTGGTGAGGATCTGCACGATGTTGTCGAGGGCGATGAGAGCGGCATCGCTGTCCCGGTCGACGAGCCAGCGCAGCACCACCCCGTTCATGCACGTCAGCGCGAATCGAGCAACCTGATCGACCGGAGTGGTCCAGGTGACGTTCGCTCGCCTCGCGCACAGGGTCAGGAACGCGACGGCCTCGGCGTCCATGGTGCGGTACTGCCGCTCGGCGATCGCCCCGGCCGACACGTTGCCGGCGCTGCGTTGGCGGAGCGCGTGGGCGGTGATCTCATAGGTCAGCAGTTGATGGTTGGGGGTGGATTCGATGATCGGCCACAGTCCTCGCATTCCGGCGCGCAGCAGGTTCTCGAGGGCAGGGGTCCCGGTCAGCCCGGCGGATTCGGTGTAGTGCCCGAATGCCAGCTGCATCGCGTCGTTGACCTGCAGGATCTGGGTTTCGGCAAGCTGAGTGAGGAGAGTGTCTTTGTCGTGGAAGTGATAATGCACGATCCCGAGGGAAGTCCCCGCTGCGGCGGCGAGTGGACGCATGGTCAGCGCGTCGACGCCCTGCTCGGCCGCTATTGCCAGCGCCGCCTCGAGAAGTTGGGCGCGACGCTCATCGGCGGGGAGCTTCTTCGCCATGTGCCGAGCGTAAATGCTCGGACGCTCGGGCCGGGGGCTTATCCCACAATGATCAGCGGCGACCACGTCTGAAGGGGCGATGCACAGATCGCCGGCGCCCGCATCGCAACCTGGCGCCAACCCGATCGCGGTCACCGTATCGCCGAGAGGGCTCACTCTGTTGCGCCAGTCGATCTATGAAATCTTTCAATATTCTGATCAGTCGTCCAATTTCCTATTTTGATCACACGTCCAATTAAAGTGGGCTTTCGTTCAATTTGAGAGAAAAATTGTTTGGCATTCTATGAAACGCTTGGGGCGCCCACCGCCGATATAGGAGTAAGCGGGTTCGGTGCCCGTCGATAACAGAAAGCAAGAGGAGTGAAGGGTTCATGGGTTCTGCAGGTGTTGACATCGCCGTCGCCTTCGGGGCGTTCCTGAAGTGGTTGAGTATCACGTTCGGAGGCGGTATCGGAATTGGCTGACCAGTAATACGGTCTGGACGGCGGTGGCTCGACTCGCCAGGTGGGAGCCGAGCCACTCCGCCTCGGCCGCGGGCGACGCGTTTGTCCCGATCATCGGATCCTACTGCACCGGAGCGTCTTTCGATGGTTCGCTCGACAAACCATTCCTGGGAGTCGATCGGGCGGTGCCCGCCGTCGATTAACCTATCGGAAGACAGATCGAGCCCAGATTGAGTCCCGTCGCGACGGTGACGTTCGTGCTGCCCGTCGACTCTTTGAAGTCTCCTGTTCCTTTGAATTTGGCGCCGATGACGTGCACGCCTGTCGCATTGAAGGTGTGGTTGGCTGTGGCGGTGCCGTTCGTCACGACGGCTGCGGGAACAATTACCGTGTTCCCGTCCTTGAACTCCACCGTGCCAGCGGCGTTTACGGGCGTTATCTTCGCGGTCAGCGTGACCGGACAGGTGGTCGCGACGGTACCCTGCACGGACACCGCCGTCGCTGTATCGACAGCAACCGCTGCGGCAGGGGTGGCCATCAGGACCATCGCGCTGGCCGCGGCGCCGAGTGCGAACATTGGCGTCCTGAGCCGTCGCGTCTGCCGACGCCGAACATGCATGCCCTGGCCTACCGATCCCGGACCGGTAGTTGGACTTGCGAAGGTGATCATGGCCGCACTCCTTTGATTCGCGCCTGAGGTGAAACGCGAAGCGGACGACTACGCATCCGATAGTCCCGACGGCCGCGCGGCCGCTGATTATTACGCTACTCGTGGCAGGCATTCGTCATCAATAGCCCAACACAGACCGATCGGCCGCCCGGGAATTTGCACACATTTTGATCAGTCGTCCATTTTCCATTTTGATCACTCGTCCAACAGAATTGTTCGTTCGTTCGTTCAGTTGAAAGGGAGTCGGCGCTCTGGTTTCGATGATCGCCAAAGGCACCCCTGCGGTTATTCGCTAGAGGTGAACACCCCTCCAACCATCCCGGGAATTCGGGCCCGTTTCCACCCCCTCGGTTCGCCGCCGTCTCGATCCGCAGCCAGAAGCGATGAGGATCGGACACGGAACCCGCGGGCCAGGGCTTTGTGCAGCAGTTCGGGGAGCGCCCGCCGCAAAGCATTGAGAGCGTCGCTGCGGGCCGGTAGAAGGCGTTCATGCCGCGACGGGTCGGATCAGGATTCCCGAGCGGCAGCTGTGTCGAGAACGGCAGACCTGAGTCTGGCCGACAGGCCAAGTTTGCTCGGCGGGAGAAGGGCAAGACGGTGCTCACCGGACTTCGAACCGGCCGAGGTCCGATCCCCCACCATCCTCGCCGACGTCTGCAAGGGATGCCAGCCTACGAGGATGCCTCACCGGCGAGCCCGACAGCTGCGAGGCTTGGCGGCGGCGGTGGTAGTTCTGCTCCGAGTTCCCGAATGCGGTCCGCGGTGGCGGTCGCGGGGCCGAGGGTGCACACGAACTTGGCTCGGCGGGCCGTCACCGGTTCGGTGTTCAGGCCATCCGCCGTTGTCGGCGTGTGAGCGGTGAGGGTCATGAGCGTCCTTGATGGCGTCGTCGAGGAAGGTCGTTGCGGGCCGGTCTGGTCACAGTAGGCGGTATTGGGAGTCGATGGTGCGGACGGTGCCCGATTTCGAGCGCATGACAATGGATTCGGTGGTGGCGCCGGCGTGGGTGTAGCGCACCCCGCGCAGGAGGTCGCCGTCGGTGACGCCGGTGGCGGCGAAGAAGGCGTTGTCCCCGGCGACGAGGTCGTCGGTGGTCAGGATGCGGTCGAGGTCGTGTCCGGCGTCGAGGGCCTTGCGGCGTTCGGCGTCGCTGGTGGGGGCCAAGCGGATCCTCACCACAACCACCGCGCGAGAGCAGCCCCATTTTCTCGTGATCTACGACGATGGCGACACCGAACTCCTTCCGGTCGACGCCCCCGACGAAACCTACGAATTCGGGCCAGCCCCCACGCGTTGGAGGCCTCGACCCGACACCCCTACGACTTCGTAGAGTGCTTCCATAGCAATGAATCCTCGTTGACGATTGCTCTTTGCCGAAGAGGCCGCTCTCGGACGAGTACGACCTATCCAGTGTGCAGAAGGTCATGTCTGGCGCAGCGCCGTTGGATGCGTCCCTGGCTCGGGCGGTCGAGGAACGTTGGATTGGAGGGTGACTCAGGGCTTCGGGAGTTCGGCCAGAACGACCCCGAGTTGTTCGTTGTCTGACAGCCCCTTCGGGTCGCGCTGGGCATCACATTCCGTTTGTGCCGGATAGGCCGGGTCTGGGATACGAACTAGGCGTGCGTACTTGTCGAAGGCGACTGGCCATCAAGCCGCCAGCCGTCGCCAGTCCTCGTCTCGCTACTCGAGTCAGCGAGCAGTCGACAAATCGTCACACCATGTAATGCCCATTCGACCAGTGTGACCGCGCCTACGCTGCTGTGAGTCACCACGGACACGACAAAGCGTCGAGAACGCGTCCATTGGTCCCGCCCTGCGGCTAAGTCCCCGCAACACTGCCGAGATCTCAGGTGAGACTGTTCCAAGAGTTCGGTTCCGGTGGGTGAGACTTCCGTGGACCACGAACCGTGGAAGCCGAATTCGGTAACGACCACTACTCGCCGGCCGATCTTCAAAATGACGCACCACACCCGTTGAAAATCAACTGTGTTTACGTCGTCCGTGGTGCGCACCGTCGAGAGGATTGGACCACATGAACACTGCATTCAGGCGTCTTCCGCGACTGGGCAACCGCGCACGTCACCCTGTTCAGGGTATGGCGGCAGCAACCGCCTTCGTGCTCTGTGGGGTTATTGCTGTCACGGGCACCGCGCATGCTGATCCCGCACAACACAGCACCGAAACATTCACCGAAACATTCACTTTCGATGGACCGGTGACATGCGACGGGGGCCCGATCTACACCCTCACCGATACCCTCACCGTGACCGATGACATCGTCACCAACTCGGGTGGCCGTCTTCATGTCCGAACGACCTTGACGCAGTCGATCACCGGGATTCCGCTCGACCCCTCGCTGCCCGAAGTAACTGCGACTTCCGAAGGCCACGGCATTTCCACTACGTCGCCACAGGGTGCAGCAGCCCAGGCCTTCGTCGGAACTACGACCGCGAAATACTCTGATGGAACGCAGGTCACGACGCGAGAAGTCGATCATGTGACCGTGACACCCGACCGACGAATCCACGCTTTCTCCAGGTGTAACTGAGTCATTGCCGGTTGCAAGCTTGTGGAGCAACGTCCGACCCGACTTGCGCGTGGAGATCCGCGCGCTCTCTCGGGTACGAGTAGCTGACGGTCACGAACAATTGACTGCATCAGCTCTCACGCGAGCCCTGTCGAGGAGCTGAACGGGCCGAAGCGCCGTTCAGCGGGCACCGGGGTCCGTCTTGGGCAACGTCAAACCGGACGGCTTGCGGGTAGAGGCTCGACCATCTGTTGATGTCGTGGCTCGTCAACGAACCCATTTCCACGGCTTGTCCCAGAGTCCGGGCGGCGGCACGAACGGCAGCTGGCCCAACTGTCCCGGCGGTGGGAAGAACGGCAGCTTTGCCGGCTGTGCACCGTCCGAGCCGAGGACGACTCCCACCTTCTCGTCCACGGGCTCGGATTGCGCTGCGCGGACCCGAGCACCTCTGCGAGGTTTCGTGCCGGCGAAATAGTCGACCCGGCCGAGTACTACTTTCGACTCGGCTTCCGATTCGAGGCAGACAGTGACTCTCTTTGCGGAATCGAACACCGGTTGGGAATCGGCTCCGCAGTCCGTCATCCGCACGGAGTCCCCTGCGATGTGTATCTGGTGGGGTAACACTCGCCGAGCGACACCCACCCGCGGGCGCAGACCAACTCGCTATCGGCCGGCACCGGTGTATCTGAATCCGCGATCGTGCACGGGCGCGACGATCGGGTCATTCCCCTCGGTGCAAATCGAGCTGTCGCCCCGGCTGCGCAAACGCGTAGGCGGGTTCCGCGCCTCCTGGCGGGCGGGAGCGACACCGCGATCGGTACCCCTGGTGTCGGTGTGGGGATACTCTGGGATCACTGTCCGCCTGCGACGGGATGACTCGAGCCGGCCAGCGGTGTGGTGACGCCGAC includes these proteins:
- a CDS encoding TetR/AcrR family transcriptional regulator, translating into MATTIQPYHHGDLHNALVRAAVELLEEDGAAELSLRAAARRAGVSTAAPYRHFSDRDALLSAVAAVGYRDLADRLAAAHPVPTTADDLAAIAIAYVQFALARPGLFRVMFAEPCDPTNPERVAATTAIHEYVKSIVQQAFPTADPDAMADAVWALVHGLAFLHLDGKFSADSVSDRVRAAVHAILGASGSFAAPPDTQP
- a CDS encoding TetR/AcrR family transcriptional regulator, with the protein product MAKKLPADERRAQLLEAALAIAAEQGVDALTMRPLAAAAGTSLGIVHYHFHDKDTLLTQLAETQILQVNDAMQLAFGHYTESAGLTGTPALENLLRAGMRGLWPIIESTPNHQLLTYEITAHALRQRSAGNVSAGAIAERQYRTMDAEAVAFLTLCARRANVTWTTPVDQVARFALTCMNGVVLRWLVDRDSDAALIALDNIVQILTTKAS
- a CDS encoding Ig-like domain-containing protein, translating into MITFASPTTGPGSVGQGMHVRRRQTRRLRTPMFALGAAASAMVLMATPAAAVAVDTATAVSVQGTVATTCPVTLTAKITPVNAAGTVEFKDGNTVIVPAAVVTNGTATANHTFNATGVHVIGAKFKGTGDFKESTGSTNVTVATGLNLGSICLPIG
- a CDS encoding acetoacetate decarboxylase family protein: MTSIEQNTVEVDLGGHAVTVPAGGLFERFRIDTDLDEVARDPRVSGVDFFRTLPKTRVESRIGPTSTPNFYYAMSSARLTMIAPSRAIRNRIPRELAPLEIAPGVGLVSVMFFRYDVCDIDFYTEAAVGVAVRPARHGKLPVADVASALANDHLHSYVLSLPVNTDIAQVRGHHGYGFPKWVTELDVNIDDSRTAARIANADGGVDLAFSAPTPTQKRTRSGEKVSTLTSYTKVDGTWQSTLNQTNVLATGTSMFPRGLDLTVGDGRMADDLRALAPIRTIRFDVSTEAQAALHMPVPFSIRNR
- a CDS encoding DUF3237 family protein, yielding MRCADPSTSARFRAGEIVDPAEYYFRLGFRFEADSDSLCGIEHRLGIGSAVRHPHGVPCDVYLVG